The sequence GTGGGGGCTAAAAGGCAGTGGCCACATCCTTGGCATCTTGCATTTACGACCCCCTGAGTCTCCCTAGGGGCCATGGAGAGGCCCTTCGGCCTGTCTTCCTTCCCCCGACCTTACCCCACGGTGATATTCTCAGCATATACCCCACTGAAGCCACGGCCACATCTGTCTCATCCATAGTAAGATCCCCAAGATCTAGAATGAAGCCTGGTACTTGGTAGACATTCAGTATGTGTTTCTGAATGAGCAATGAACTGCCAGCCTGCAGCTCTGAGAACGGGCCTGTCTTCCCAGGTTCGGCAGTGTGTTCCCGAGTCTCAACATGGCGGTGAAACGGCGGGAGCAGGCCTTGCAGGACTACAGAAGGCTGCAAGCTAAGGTGGAGAAGTacgaggagaaggagaagacggGACCGGTGCTGGCCAAACTCCACCAGGTACCAGGAAGAAGTGCCGGGGGTGGACCGGAAGCCGTGTGGGCCCACACAGCAAGTTCCTGCTTCACCAAGGGGCCGAGACACCAGATGTCCTGACACCtccgccctccccccaccccaccccacccccacacacacgtcTTGCCCCAGTCAGGGTTCGGGTGAGCCGTGACACCCAGCGTGTTGCTCCCCAGGCCCGAGAAGAGCTTAGGCCGGTGCGGGACGACTTTGAGGCTAAGAACAAGCAGCTCCTGGATGAGATGCCACGCTTCTACAGCAGCCGACTGGACTACTTCCAGCCCAGCTTTGAGTCCCTGATCAGAGCACAGGTGAGGCGGCTGCCACCCCTCCTGCCCCGGAGGATGGCCCAGCACTGCTTCCCCTGGTGGGGAGGCAGCCGTGGGCTTTGGACCAGCCCAGTCCCACCCCACACACTTGAAGTAGGCTTAGCCACTTTCTCCCACtggccccccccgcccccccaccccgaacTCCCCAGCACTGCCTCCTCGAGGGAGGGATCCAGGCACCTTAGGTTGTTGGCTGGAATTCCTGTTTTGGTTCCTCCATTGCTCTGTGGTTAATCCCAGCCTTGGGACGAGGTCCCCCTTGTCCATGAGTCCTTCGCTCATGTTCTCCCCACTCCCGCTCAACCGCAAGGGCAGGAAGAAGCCTGCAGTGCCTCCCCCCGATGGGCAGGGGCCTTGCGTGGTGGGCTCAGGTCAAGATCAGAGGCCTTTTCTAAGGACCCTGCACCCCTGCCCTTCCCTGATTAGCCCTTTTGGTGGAAGACTAGGGAGTGTCTTGACCTTTAGCAAACCTGGGCAGGGTCCCTAAGCCCTGGAGAGAAGCACGCTCAGGACTCCCTCTGGGGCACCACTCTCGTGGGAAAGGTGCGCTCACTCGGGCTGGGCTGGGGTGGCGGTGCACCGAGGTGGCCCTGGGAGCCATGCCTCCTGCCACTCAAGGGTGTAAAGGCAGAGTtgctcctgccctcctcctctgccccacATTCTTCAAGCAGTTAGCAGGAGTTAGTCTCCCcatttgtgaaaagaaaagaggttGAGGTGCCAAAACCAAGAGGTCTTCTATATGTGGGACACCCCgccgcctcctccctcccctccacaaGGTGACTGCACTTTCCCACCAGGTAACAAAGCTAAAGGCTCAGCATGTCCCCATCCGCCTCCAACCCGCCACCTCAGCTCCTGGCCTGGGTGTCTGGCGCCCTCCAGTGGACACTCTCATTCTTGCAGCGTCCACGGTTGCAGACACTGAGGAAAAGCCAGGTTCCTCCCCCGAGCCTATCTTGGGAGAGCCCCAAAACCCATGGGAATCATGGGATCTGGAGCCCTGAGCAGGATTAACATTAGTGACCAGAACCCCAGGGGCGCAGGGAAAGTGAAGCAGAGAGCTGAGTGCGTGGGGCGGCCCTGCCCTTGGAGGTGCGTGCAGGCTTGCTTCCGGCACTTCTCCCTGGGCCGAGGGGCAGTGGCTTGAGGAGACCCCAGCCTCCCCTCTCCTGTGCCGCGCTCCCAGGCCCCGGCACAGCCCCTCCGCCCTGCGCTCTGCGCAGGAGGAAAGCCTCCGAGCTCCGAGCTCCGGGCGGGAGCTCTGGTGCCCTGTCAGCAGGCAGCAGGGTGGTGAGGGGTTGTTTACTGCCTCGTCAGCGCCAGCCTCCCCCTCCCGCGCCTGCTGCTGTCGTTAGTCACAGAAGTGAGCATTCCAGTGACTCAGCCTGCGCAGCGCGGCTTGGGGCAGCGAGCCGGGGGAGGGGGCCGCCCCTCCTCGccaccccagcccaggcccccGCCCCTCGGGTGACCTTGATTCAACTACCCCTCAGCGGGTGCAGACCCGGCTCTGGGAGTGTGGAAGGTGACATGGCCTGGCCTTGCCCCTAGTAGCGCTGCAAGCCTCTGGGACAGGAGAGTTCCTTCTCCCCAGAGATAGCTTAGAGCTGGAGCTGGTAAAATATCAGAGTGTTCAACCAGTGTCGAAGATTTTCTTGAAAGCCCATACTTGCATTTGGTCATGAGGTGGAGGCTGGGGCAGAAGGGGCCCCCGGCCTCCTCCCCGGGGCCTGCTCAGCCCTCCACCGCCCGAGAGAAGCTGATGGTCCTCGCTCCTCGGCCTGTTGCCCCCACCTCCTTCCAGCAGGCCTCCTTCCTACTCTGGTGtctgtgcaggagacacaggaacaATCCTGGTCTCTGGCTCGCCTTTCCTGGGTCTGCAGCTGAGGCGGTGGTCAGGGCTGGGAAGGGACAGAGGCCAGAACCGTGTCCCCTCCCACCTTGACCTCTAAGACTGTCCCAGGGCTCTGGGAGCTGCCGTGACCTCTCCCCCATGGCCAAGAGCTTCTCCTGGCTTCCATGAAGCAGGTAGCCCCTTGTCAAGTGCCTGGCTTCCTAGGTCCACCCCCAGGATCCAAGGGTCCACAgtccccccagccctcccccctcAGCTGCCTGGGGAGCTCAAGCCTCCACCTCCCCAAGGACCTGTCACTCCGCTCTGCACCCAGGCAGTGGGCAGCGAACGTTCCTGAAGGGCTCAGGGCCATGGTTGTCCTGCAGTTCAAGGGGAAGGGCGGCGGCGGAGGGGAGGTAACAGAATAGCAGAGGGCCAGCCCACAGGCTCCAACTTCGCTGCCCACCGTCCCAGGGCTGCAGTGCTTTGGGGGCTCCGTGTCCCGAGCACAGCACCTGCAAACCTCTCTTACCCCGCAGGTCGTATACTACTCAGAAATGCACAAGATCTTTGGAGACTTGACCCAGCAGCTTGACCAGCCTGGCTGCCCTGACGAGCAGCGGGAGCGGGAGAACGAGGCCAGGCTGAGCGAGCTCCGAGccctctccatagtggctgatgACTGAGCCTGGCCTGGGGAAGACTCTGGAACACAAGCCAGCCTCCCTCGTCTGCCCTTTACAAAAGCTCGGGCATCAGCCAGCAAAGGGCCCCTCCCTGGGAGAAGTATGGGGACAGCGGTGTCCCCCGCCCGCCCCAGCCCCCGGGAAATCGTGACACCAGGAGCCCTAGCAGGCTGCCATCTCCCCACCCCAGCGCAGTGGAGACTGGCAGCCAGGTAAGCAGTGCAGACTGTCTGTTCCTCAAGAACCGTCCAAAGTGCCTCCTGGCCTCGGGCCAGAGCCTGGACTGTCCGCTCCCTAGAGGTGTCAGCCTGGCTGCTCAGTTGGGACCACATCTACCTCCAGAAGGGCTCCCCTGGGAGTCCCCCCACCGATGCTGCCTTTCCACCTGACTCCCCTTTTCTGGGGGAGGCTGTGACACTGCCCTGGAGTGTCTCCCAGTCCTCGGCCTCAGCCCACTTCTAGCTTTTGGGTCACCTGCAGGGGAGGCTCCTAGTCTCAGCTTCCGTAGAAGCTGGGACTCAAACGTGTGTAAATATCCTGCCACACTAAACGTCACCGACCGAGTCACGGGCCTCAGAGCAAGAATAGTGGGTTTATGTCTCACCTAGttatttggaattttatttttccaagtaaAATTTTCAATGAAATGTCTGTATATTATTGTGCTGTAACTATAAAGAGGGGAAGGGCCAGCCCAGGTCTCTCTCTGGGTTAGGCTGCCCCCTGCTGAGTtaggggggtgggcagggcgggGTTGCCCCAACCACCTGTAGCACCCCCTCTCCTGGTCTCTCTCTGGGTTAGGCTGCCCCCTGCTGAGTTAGAGGGGT comes from Dama dama isolate Ldn47 chromosome 16, ASM3311817v1, whole genome shotgun sequence and encodes:
- the BIN3 gene encoding bridging integrator 3; protein product: MSWIPFKIGQPKKQIVPKTVERDFEREYGKLQQLEEQTRRLQKDMKKSTDADLAMSKSAVKISLDLLSNPLCEQDQDFLNMVTALDTAMKRMDAFNQEKVNQIQKTVIEPLKKFGSVFPSLNMAVKRREQALQDYRRLQAKVEKYEEKEKTGPVLAKLHQAREELRPVRDDFEAKNKQLLDEMPRFYSSRLDYFQPSFESLIRAQVVYYSEMHKIFGDLTQQLDQPGCPDEQRERENEARLSELRALSIVADD